The nucleotide window TGGGCCGGAGAGCGCGCTGATGCCGCCAGTCACGGCGCTGTAGATGTCGGCCATCGTCGAGCCGATCACCATCGCGGTGAACGTCGAGGCGTTCAGGCCGTGGTCTGCGTGCAGGATAAGCGCCTGATCGAAGGTTTCGGCGTGGATGTCGCTGGGTTCCTCGCCGGTTAGCATATAAAGGAAATTCGCCGCGAGCCCCAGATCAGGGTGGGGATCGAGCGGCTCCTCGCCGAGACGATAGCGCTCGAACGCCGCGAGCGCGGTCGGAATCTTGGCCGTGATCCGCCGTCCCTTTCGAAGCGACGCCTCGAGGTCCTCGGGATCGGCGTCGCGTTCGGGTTCGGTGGCCGAAAACATCGAGACCGCAGTCCGGAGTGCGGCCATCGGCTGCTCGTTTGCCGCCGCGAGTCGCTCCATCGTCGCGAGCACGTCGTCGCTGACCTCGCGCTCCTCGTTGAGCGCGGCGGTGAACGACTCGAGTTCGTCCTCGTTTGGCAGGTGGCCGTGCCAGAGGAGATAGACGACCTCCTCGTAGCTCGCATTGCGGGCAAGATCTTCGATCGTATAGCCTCGATAGATCAGTCGACCTTCGTCGCCGTCGATCGAGCTGAGTCCGGACTCTGCAACAAGGACTCCCTCCAATCCTTTCTTGAGATCGTCAACCATACTCGGCATTTCGCACCCCGATGGAAAAGTATTGTCGTTTGTTCGCTGTCACGCCCGAAGACGTGTGATGTCACCGTTTCGTCGGGTAGATACAAAAACTGAACGACTGATTCTACCACTTGAATAGACATCCGTTCACTGTTTAATCATCGGGGTGGATTATTTTACATTATTTTTCGAGAATGGCATTCATCAGCTTCGTTTGGGCAGCGGCGAGATGCTCGGTGAACGTCGAGCGCGCAATGTCGAGTTCCTCGGCGACGTCCGTCGCATTTGCCCCTTTCGGATATTCGAAATAGCCGCACTCGTGGGCCGTCTCGACGATCTCTCGCTGGCGCGTCGTCAACAGTTCCCGGTCGACGATGACGGGATCCGTCGACTCGTCGTGGTCCTGCGTGAGGTCCTCGACGAGGACGCCATCGAAATCCGCGCGGAGGTCACCGACGATCTCGGCGACCGACTCGAGTTCGAGCGTTCGAAACGACAACAACAGCGAACCGTGCTGTGCGCGAACGGAAGCGATCGGCGTCCCCGTTTGCTCGATGATCTCACACGCGCACTCTGCGCCGGCGTCGCGCTCGAACCGATAGACGTCCTCGTGCTCGCTCGTCTGTACTGCAGTCAGGTCGGTCCCGGCACGTTCGGAAACCGTCTCCGCCGACGGGCCGGCAGCGACGCCGAACTCCTCGACGACCGTTCCACCAGTCGATGCCTGCGAGCGCGTGACGGTGGTGATCGGCTCCTCGGTAGTCGCCGAGGCGTCGGCGATCGGACAGTCCGTGGGTTCGTTGACGACGACTGTGGCTCGAAACCCGCTCATGCGTGTCACTTCGGCATCGCTTCTAATAACCTGACACCGGAATTCCCGGCCGGTGAAAACCACGAGGTCCGACGGGGAGCCAACACAGTCCGCGGAACCGATCACAAACGCCGTTTAGGCTCGCTGGCCCAGTTTCTCGCGGCTGATTCGGACGCCGGTCGGCGTGATAATCATCTGATCGTCGCCTTTCCGGACGATATCGCCGTCGACTTCGTGGGCGACCTGCCGGAGTTCGTCAACGATGTGTTCGACGGTGCTATCCTCGGTTCGCAGACGGGTGATATCCGCAATGACGATATCGCCGTCGTAGACGGCGTCTTTGATGTCGATCGCATCGGCCTGTCCGCTGACTTCGGCGATATGGACCTGCATCGCCGCGTCGGCCGAGCTCGCCGAAACGTCGTCGAGGTTCAGTTCGACGTAATCCTCGGCGGTTCGTGACTGACTGCCACCGAGAATTTTGCTCATAAATCCCATTGGCGTAACCCACCGCCGCCGCCAGTATAGTTCTTACGTCAGACACTGTCTTGTGTGCAGTAGTTGTCGGCGAGAAATTTCGAACGAGCACCGACAGAAACGATATCCAGACAGTGATCGAACACATGCCAGAAAGAGCGTATACGGCGACTCGAGCGTCGATTAGCCGGTGAACTCGTAGAGGTCGTCGCCGACGTGATGCAGCGAGTCGACGACCTTGCCCTCGTCACCAGCCATCTCCGAGCCCTCGACGCGAGCGCGGCCGACGGCAAGGACTTTTCCGTGGGTTTCCTCGGCGATGACGACCAGATCGCCGGGCGAGATGTCGTCCGTTGCCGCTGTAATCCCGGGGCGCATCACGTCCGCGCCGTCGCTGACGAACGAGATCGCACCGGTGTCGACCGTGACGAGTCGACGGTCTGGTTCGTAGGCGTTTGCCCCACGAACCGTCAGGAACGGTTCGTCGCCGAAGTAGGCGACCTGCGGTTCGCCGTCGATGAGGATGACCTCCCAGTCGGTGTCTTCGAACTCGACGCGCTCGTATGCGTCGCCGTCGGGGGTGACGCCGAGTTGCTCTGTCAGGGTGTCCTCTAGATCCGAAACGGCATCGCTGCGGAGATGATGGCGAGACTTGACCTGCATACCCGGTCAAACGAGCGGTCCGGAAATAAAAGGCCCGTTCCACCGACCGATCGACCACTGTGACAGTCGGGACCGCCGACGAATGCGACAATTGCTAAGTACTAGCACGGAGTGGTGATAGCCATGTGGCCCTCCCGGAGCCGCACAGAGACGGTCACGTGTCTGGCCTGTGGCGACCAGATAACCCGGTCGATGGCCCGCGAGTACGACAAACACGGCGATCGCTGGGACCGAAAGCACAAAGCGTTCGAGTACCTCTGCAAACCCTGTCACACCGACCTGTGTCATTATCCACGGACCGACCTCGAGGAGGTACTCGTCGAGAGCGGGGCCGGCGACACCGACGAGGCGACGTTTCTCTCGACGTATCTGCAGACCGTCGAGGAACGATACGGGAAACTCGAGGAGGAGTCCTGAAACGGTCTGCTGTCCGTGTGAGTCGCCGACACGAGCTGTACTCGGTGAGCAGCCGGCGCGATACTACTCGGATCGAACGAGCGCAGCGAGTGGCCCGAATCGCCGTGATCGTGTGGGACTCGAGCACCCGGCCGTCCCGACACGACTTTCACCCTTTCGTTCGTACCACACCGTATGAGTGACGACGCACAGGCCGAAGCCGGTACGGCCGAAGGGCAGGGCCCAGTCGAGATCAGCGAGGAGCTCGCACGACATCTGGAAAACAAACGCGAGGAGCTGTTCGAGAAGTTCGAGATCCGCGACGAGTTCCCCGCGACGGTCCTCGAGGAAGCCAAAGCGCGAACCGAAGGCGTCGAGGCGGAGATTCAGGACGAACTCGACGAACGCAAAGACCTGCGGGACCTGACGACGTGGACGACGGACCCGATCGACGCACAGGACTTCGACGACGCGCTATCGATCGAGGAACGCGAGGACGAGTACGTCCTCTGGGTCCACATCGCCGACGTGACCCACTACGTCAATCCCGAGACGGCGATGTGGGACGAAGCCGTCGAGCGCGGGAACACAGTCTATCTCCCGGGCTATACGATCCATATGCTCCCGCCCGTGCTGGCCGAGACGGTCTGTTCACTGGTCCCCAACGAGGACCGACTGGCACACACGGTCGAGATGCACCTCGACAAGGAGCACCTCTCCTACGAGACCATCGACATCTACAAGTCGGTCATCGAATCCGACGAGCGACTCACCTACTCGCAGGCCGAGAATCGTCTCGAGGATCCCGACGCGCCATTGCACGAGGAGAACAAACTGGTGCATGAAGTCGCCGACCGGATGCACGAGCAGCGCAAAGAGGACGGCTCACTCGTCCTGAACCCCGCCCGTGACCGCGCTCACACGATCATCGAGGAGTGTATGCTCAAGGCCAACAAGGCCGTCACGCACGAACTGATGTGGAATCGTGGCGTCGAAGCGATGTACCGAGTCCACCCGCAGCCAAGTCCGGACGAGTGGTCCGAAGCCCTTCGAGAGATTCAGGACCTAGACGGCGTCTCCATCCCCGGCGACACGTGGGACGACCCACGAAAGGCCGTCAACGCGACGCTCGAGGACGCACCCGGTCGCCAACTCGACAAAATCCAGTGGGCGGTGATGAAGGTGATGCCCCGTGCGAAGTACATGAACGACCCATTCGGCGGCCACCACGCGCTGAACTTCGAGATCTACGGCCACTTCACGAGCCCGATTCGCAGGCTTAGCGACCTGATCAACCACTGGATCGTCTACCAGAACGACGTGCCGGAGAACCTCGTCGAACTCTGTGATCGCGCCAGCGACAAACAGAAAGACGCCGAGCAGTGTGAACGCGAGTACAAGAACTTCCTGCAGGAGGTCGGGCTCGATCCGATGGCGGTCAACAACCGCGGCATCGAAGTGGTCGAAGACGAGGAAGAAGCGGAGAAAACGCTGTAAGCGACGCGAACCGAAAGAAACGCGACGCCGAAGGGATCGACTACCGTTTTTTCACTCGCAGTTCGACAGTGCCGGGATCGAGCGTGAGTCCGGCCGAGGGCGACAACGAGTCGGTGACGCGCTCGAACTCGAGTCGCCGAGCGAGGGCCGCGAGCGCGAGTTTTAGTTCGACCCTCGCAAAGCGCATCCCGAGACAGTGTCGCGGCCCGCCGCCGAACGGGAAGTACGCGTACTCGGGCCGGTCACAATCCTCGAGCCACCGGCTCGGTCGAAACGTCTCGGGAGCGTCCCACCACCGCTCGTCGCGGTGAATCCCGTAGACCGAAAGCTGGAGGGTCGTCCCTTCCGAGATCCGGTAGCCACCGAGGGTCGTCGTCTCGACGGCCTCGCGGTAGAGGTCCGTCACCGGCGGATAGAGGCGCAGCGTTTCGTCGACGATCGCGTCGGTGTACTCGAGGGCTGGAAGGTCGGCGATCGTCGGATCGCGGTCGTCGCAGACGGCCTCGAGTTCGCG belongs to Natronorubrum aibiense and includes:
- the citZ gene encoding citrate synthase, which encodes MVDDLKKGLEGVLVAESGLSSIDGDEGRLIYRGYTIEDLARNASYEEVVYLLWHGHLPNEDELESFTAALNEEREVSDDVLATMERLAAANEQPMAALRTAVSMFSATEPERDADPEDLEASLRKGRRITAKIPTALAAFERYRLGEEPLDPHPDLGLAANFLYMLTGEEPSDIHAETFDQALILHADHGLNASTFTAMVIGSTMADIYSAVTGGISALSGPLHGGANQDVMEVLKEIDESDLDHREWVEQATEEGRRIPGFGHRVYNVKDPRAKILQERSKELADNGEDKWYNYTTTIEQYLTEEKGLGEKGIAPNVDFYSGSVYYQLGIPIDMYTPIFAMSRAGGWVGHVLEYQEDNRLIRPRARYTGPEDETFVPISDR
- a CDS encoding helix-turn-helix domain-containing protein yields the protein MSGFRATVVVNEPTDCPIADASATTEEPITTVTRSQASTGGTVVEEFGVAAGPSAETVSERAGTDLTAVQTSEHEDVYRFERDAGAECACEIIEQTGTPIASVRAQHGSLLLSFRTLELESVAEIVGDLRADFDGVLVEDLTQDHDESTDPVIVDRELLTTRQREIVETAHECGYFEYPKGANATDVAEELDIARSTFTEHLAAAQTKLMNAILEK
- a CDS encoding cell division protein SepF; the encoded protein is MGFMSKILGGSQSRTAEDYVELNLDDVSASSADAAMQVHIAEVSGQADAIDIKDAVYDGDIVIADITRLRTEDSTVEHIVDELRQVAHEVDGDIVRKGDDQMIITPTGVRISREKLGQRA
- a CDS encoding RNA-binding protein: MQVKSRHHLRSDAVSDLEDTLTEQLGVTPDGDAYERVEFEDTDWEVILIDGEPQVAYFGDEPFLTVRGANAYEPDRRLVTVDTGAISFVSDGADVMRPGITAATDDISPGDLVVIAEETHGKVLAVGRARVEGSEMAGDEGKVVDSLHHVGDDLYEFTG
- a CDS encoding DUF7562 family protein, producing the protein MWPSRSRTETVTCLACGDQITRSMAREYDKHGDRWDRKHKAFEYLCKPCHTDLCHYPRTDLEEVLVESGAGDTDEATFLSTYLQTVEERYGKLEEES
- a CDS encoding RNB domain-containing ribonuclease, whose product is MSDDAQAEAGTAEGQGPVEISEELARHLENKREELFEKFEIRDEFPATVLEEAKARTEGVEAEIQDELDERKDLRDLTTWTTDPIDAQDFDDALSIEEREDEYVLWVHIADVTHYVNPETAMWDEAVERGNTVYLPGYTIHMLPPVLAETVCSLVPNEDRLAHTVEMHLDKEHLSYETIDIYKSVIESDERLTYSQAENRLEDPDAPLHEENKLVHEVADRMHEQRKEDGSLVLNPARDRAHTIIEECMLKANKAVTHELMWNRGVEAMYRVHPQPSPDEWSEALREIQDLDGVSIPGDTWDDPRKAVNATLEDAPGRQLDKIQWAVMKVMPRAKYMNDPFGGHHALNFEIYGHFTSPIRRLSDLINHWIVYQNDVPENLVELCDRASDKQKDAEQCEREYKNFLQEVGLDPMAVNNRGIEVVEDEEEAEKTL